In bacterium, the following proteins share a genomic window:
- the rpmG gene encoding 50S ribosomal protein L33, which translates to MPRELIYLVCQECKRRNYTADKNKRKHPNRVEYKKYCKFDRKHTLHKESR; encoded by the coding sequence ATGCCGAGAGAATTGATATATCTGGTCTGTCAGGAGTGTAAACGACGTAACTATACGGCCGACAAGAATAAACGCAAACACCCTAACAGGGTTGAGTACAAGAAATATTGCAAATTCGACCGTAAACATACCCTGCACAAGGAAAGCCGTTAA
- the secE gene encoding preprotein translocase subunit SecE: protein MAQYVEDTKRFLKEVRSEMSKVTWPSWAELKGSTILVIIVSIFFAIYIGALDLVLSLIRKVWM from the coding sequence ATGGCGCAATACGTTGAGGATACGAAAAGATTTTTGAAAGAAGTACGGAGCGAAATGTCCAAGGTCACCTGGCCAAGCTGGGCCGAGCTCAAGGGATCGACTATTCTTGTCATCATAGTATCGATTTTTTTCGCTATCTACATTGGTGCTCTCGATCTTGTGCTTTCGCTGATTCGTAAGGTATGGATGTAG